From candidate division KSB1 bacterium, a single genomic window includes:
- a CDS encoding DDE-type integrase/transposase/recombinase: MERYLAGEKVDAICSSLKRSASWFFKWFARYRTGKANWFEEQSRRPQTRPARLPDHVEQAVKWVRLSLYNQGLFCGAQAILWELEDLGVEPLPSLRTINRILCRLDLTDRRTGRYEPKGKKYPALEGTRANRVHQVDFIGPCYLSGPVRFYSLNTVDLATGRCASEPLIERDGQHTVDAFWAIWKRLGMPEHLQVDNEMLFYGSPSHPRGMGILIRLCLHNGIEPWFIPKGEPWRNGVVEKFNDHYRQKFLGLIHMTGETKLREQALLFEQKHNRRYRYSKLGGRTPLEALAMSNQALRFPPAGQAPRHPIPKPKCGIYHVVRFIRSDGILDIFGEKFQAPSVTIYEYVIATINVKEQKLKLYLDKLQVDEIDYKMF; the protein is encoded by the coding sequence CGATATGTTCCTCTCTGAAGCGTTCCGCAAGTTGGTTTTTCAAATGGTTTGCTCGCTATCGTACAGGCAAAGCCAATTGGTTTGAGGAACAATCGAGGCGTCCACAAACTCGTCCTGCACGTCTTCCCGATCACGTAGAGCAAGCGGTTAAATGGGTTCGTCTGAGTCTTTACAACCAGGGCTTGTTTTGTGGCGCCCAGGCAATCCTTTGGGAATTGGAAGATTTGGGTGTCGAGCCATTGCCTTCTCTGCGAACCATCAATCGCATTCTCTGTCGGCTTGACTTGACGGATCGCAGGACAGGCCGCTATGAACCCAAAGGGAAAAAATACCCCGCTCTTGAGGGCACGCGTGCCAATCGCGTCCATCAAGTGGATTTTATTGGCCCCTGTTATCTGAGCGGCCCAGTGCGCTTTTATAGCCTGAATACTGTTGATCTGGCTACTGGGCGATGCGCGAGCGAGCCGCTTATTGAACGAGACGGGCAGCACACCGTTGATGCCTTTTGGGCCATTTGGAAACGGTTGGGCATGCCTGAGCATCTCCAAGTTGACAATGAGATGCTGTTTTATGGCAGCCCCTCACATCCTCGCGGGATGGGCATCTTGATCCGCCTTTGCCTGCACAATGGTATCGAACCCTGGTTTATCCCAAAAGGTGAGCCATGGCGCAATGGTGTAGTTGAAAAATTCAACGACCATTATCGTCAAAAATTTCTCGGACTTATTCACATGACAGGAGAAACGAAATTGCGCGAGCAAGCGCTGCTCTTTGAACAGAAGCACAACCGGCGCTACCGTTACAGTAAATTAGGTGGCCGGACGCCTCTGGAAGCGCTGGCGATGTCGAACCAAGCTTTGCGTTTCCCGCCCGCAGGACAAGCACCACGCCATCCAATTCCTAAACCCAAATGTGGAATTTATCATGTTGTCCGTTTCATTCGTAGTGATGGCATACTCGACATCTTCGGGGAGAAATTTCAAGCACCGTCGGTAACTATCTACGAATACGTCATCGCCACAATCAATGTCAAAGAACAAAAGCTGAAACTCTATCTCGATAAATTGCAAGTCGACGAGATCGACTATAAAATGTTTTGA